Sequence from the Zeugodacus cucurbitae isolate PBARC_wt_2022May chromosome 2, idZeuCucr1.2, whole genome shotgun sequence genome:
GTTATATGCAGAGCCGCACAGCAAGCCAAGGTGGCTAGAATAATAAGTTGCCACATTAGCATTTCGTATATTTTGTGCACTAACTGCGCTCCATAAATTGCTGGGGGTCCAATTTATAACATTCGTATGGCATATACCGATTTACATATGGATCAACAAGTGTTTATGTTTGCGCACTTTAAACGCTGGAATTTGTTTGGTTATCGCAGCGATAATCTCGCCTACTTGGCGTATTAATAGTAACTGCAatctttattgtttaattttgcaTAGTTGAATTATTATTGCATtggcatatttacatacatacaaatatactgcgagcaataaatataaattcttttCATGCAATGGCAATATTTAAGTACTTTTGGGTTTTACTGTTAATCTAAAACCAACAACGGCCGGATTCCACTGTTTTGAAAACGTAGCTACTATTTGGCAAAACATGGGTTAAATTTATAGCTAATTTTTTAAAGCCAATCCCTATGGAACAACAATATCTTCTTAAAGCGATTATGTTATTCAGCAAAGATATACCGCTATTTAAGGTTTTGGGGATTACCTCTTGATTGTCACTAGATTTATTTCCTGTGAACATTCTATTGGTGaacgaagacaagacgaaatatctcctgtcatcaagcaaacagtcgccgcattcgcgtcttggcttccacgtcaatgctgacagtcataacattgaagttgtagataatttcgtttatctgggaaccagcattaacagcaataacaatgtcagcctagaaatccaacgcagaatcactcttgccaacaggtgctacaatggactaagtaggcatttgaaaagtgaaatcctctctcgacgaacaaaaaacaaactctacaagtccctcattattctcgtcctgctttatggtgcagaaacgtggacgttgtcaacatccgatgagacggcactaagagttttcgagagaaaggttttgcggaagatttatggtcccttaaacattggcaacggcgaataccgcagacgatggaacgatgatctgtacgatttatacgacgacatagacatagtgcagcgaataaaaagacagcgtctaCGCAGGCTAGGTCATGTTCTTCGAATGggcgaaaatgctccagctctgaaagtgttcgatgcagtacccgccggaggaagccgagtaagagggagacctccactcctggcttcacttggtattaccaattggcgccaaaaggtgagatgcgtggcgcgctgttgtgaactcggctataaccgcataagcggtgtctacgccagtgaagaagaagaagaacattcTATGGAGGTCTGAGAACCGGAAAATGTGATGAATGCAGAAGCATTCTCTTAATGAAATCACACTTTTTAGAGATATGGTGATTTCGCCTTTCATACAATCCAATACCGCTATATAATAGTAAATGTGGACGTTTTACCTCTTTTGAATATTGCGTCATAACTTTATCAGTTGACTGTTGCATTTTTCTACACTTGGATTATTGTCGATTGGACTCCGAAGTTGAATTCTGGTGCCATGTTACATCCGTTGCAATATATCGATGCATAAATTCTGGTTAATTACGATTGAACAGTACCAATTAATGCTCAAAATCAGCAATCAAAGTTTTTTAGTCTCCTTCTTTGGTGCAACCACCATGTATCGGTCTAGGCCGAAAACACTAAACTACCTCTAACCTTTGCGAAGTCACGCCAGTTGTACATCCCATGTGTAGACAGGTCCCTATGCAGTTGGTCCGCCCATTGTATGCGTGGGCActttgccaattcaatagtttgaattatggagaacgacgagttagagcagttcaagttatggaagttcaactgtataacaTATTCTGTTAAAGGGTTAAGGCTaaccacaaaatatatgtactcAAGTCTAATGGCATCTTCTATTCCCAACTTCCGCAATCAGAAGAAGGTTAATAACATGTATAATGTCCGACAGAaaacaagtgaaaataaaagaaagaagaagaaaagaagaTATCTAGATATCTAAAATATACAGAGGTAATGGGAAATGTcagcgaaaaccaaaaaactcTTCTACAACTgaataaaaacaatgaaatgtTACGAAAAAGTTCAGCACTTTAAATGTGGACACAAAATGTGCTTTGAAATATGATCTATATGATTTAAAGGGATCTAAAAAGTGAATGAACGAACTAGCTTAAATAATCCCATTATACCATAAAGTTTCGAGTAGAATCTTAGAAAGTGATATTGTTACAatacattgaaaaatatttcggtTTTGATCAATCTATCTGATGAATCATTCAAAATGAAAAGcaatatttatctatttaatactatttatatatatagcatTCGGTTCGCCCGAACTGTCTATATAAATTCTAATACGCTTTTATTGtcttaaaatgttaataaattaggAGTAATACGTGTATAAATTAGCAGACGGCAGTTCACTGTACAATCTTGAGCTTTTCAAACATAATGCATTATTGACAAAACCGCAGCAAATGCAAGACTAATTATAGAGATGCTTAAGGAAGCCGCACCATCATCACCAGGATTCTTGGTGGTGGCTTCCTCAGTTGTTGTTGGAGCGGAGGACGGCGTTGAAGCAGTTGATGCAGCAGTGGTACTTGTAGTAGTGTTTTCGTTGTCCAACTGAAAATTGAATAGAAACATTTATGGTAACACATTTACTTTAGAATTTGCTAATAGATTAACTTACCGCAATATTCAGCTTGGCTTGCAACTCTTCACAGCGCGCTCTCTGATTATTCACACCTACCGCTATGCGGCAGATCGTCTCCAGCAAGCAAGATCTACTGCAACCGGCTTTCATTTTCGGATCGGCAGTTGTCATTTTATACCGCCAGAACTAGAATTGAAGTAGCGGAagatgtaatatataatattaaatatgaaaatggtattaaatgttcatatttttaCCTTTCTAAGAATACTTGGGTtcgctgccatttcatccagcaAATTATCGATGCCCGCTGGACATAGATCTGCTGTAAACTCAGCGGAGAATTCGTATTCTTTGAACCATTGTGGGGTTTGAGTTTCACCCTTTGCATTGGCATCTGTTAAATTGAAGATCCATGTTTCGTGATCTACAACTtgctaaatttaacaaaaattatatattttaattatcattTTACTTTatcgtataaatattttaccatGCTTTTCGATTCCACATGATACAGCCGGTAATTCGGATTTCTATTGGAATATGTAGTTAGCGCTCCACCATTCCAAGCAATACCAACCGCATGTCCTTTGGTGGAGTAATGCAAATGCATTTCGTCCTTGTGCGAATGTCCATTGAAGATGCCGCTAATTGTGCTCCTGAAGCGTTCTACCAATCTGTTGAATTCACGCGCCCACACGGACCAACAAGTGCCATCACCTGAGGGAATGTGCGCCAGTATGTGTACATATTCGCCTGCCTTCTCAGCAGCTAACAAGGTATCATGCAGCCACTGAAGTTGTGGTATCTTATTCGTACCCTCGTAGTATAACCAATAGTTTGTGGTGTAACACTCATTGTTGTTCAACGCAATCACACGAAAGCCGGCTCTCGGTGAAACTGTATAGTAACCGCCCTTGAGTATGGTATCCTTGGTATCGGCTGGCAACCATGTGGACCATTGCTCGTACAACTGCTCATAGAGCCAACGGGTATTGATATTTTCCGGCACGTCTTCTGGGCTGAAACTAGTTTAAACGTTACAGTCAATTTACTATTGAATAGatttattcaaattcaaactTACAGATTTAATGGATGTGGTTCGTGATTACCAATACAGGGATATACTGGTACACCTGGGAAGAGCTCAGCTAAACGGTTGTTAACTTGCTTCAAACTATCACTATTTTTCTGCATGGAAGTACCCCAAACCATGTGATCCACAACATCACCGGTTTGATATATGTAATCGAGTTGTGTATGTGTCTGCTTGATATGTTTCAAtgcatggtcaatcatatgccAAGGTGCATCGCAATCACGGTAATCACCCCAATACCCGGCCGCCTTGTCACTCGTTGTAGTGCTAACGTGACGCTGACAACACTGTGGTTCGTCGCATTCGGCCAAAGCACCAGGCACATACAGTGGATCATAGTGAATATCGGTTAAATGCAAGACTTTCAATTCATCTCCACGCTTGGTGGGCAAATCTGATTTCGGCGCCGTCACAGCCGCACCACCGCCTTCAATTACGAGCGTCCAATTGTAATCGGCGTTTTTCACATTGCAAAAATTGAACTGCATGAACAGCGAACAAAATGTGCGCGAATCGATCTTCGAATTCCTGGCTATGTAGGAGACACTTGGTAGATTAAAATCAATGAGGCTTTCACACACTTCTGGAGTTTGTAATTGCAGACGATTGCACGCGTCTAATGTAACGCTTTTCAGTTTTGCATCTGCTTCGGGACCTGTAAATGCGCCATTCTCCTCGCGAAACATGCGCGCCACCACATTGACGGTAGCACGACAGGTGGTGCAAGCCACAAATTGATCAGCTAAAGACAATTCGTCCAGCTCTTTTGTGAAAAGGTCCTTTCTACTGTGTGCACTTGCCAGTTGTGCGGAGATTTGGCGTAGCGCTGCTGACTCAACCCCTGTCTTGAGGTAATTTATGTATTCTTCCGATAATTTCTGTGCAATCTCatctaaaaacaaaataaaacttgaatttgcaacttttcgaaaacaaatttttatatgcgtgtgtatgtaagcactatttattattattattattgctttgctTCTGAATGCTGATTTATGACAGCCGAGTACATTGTTCAATTCATTATCGGCAAAACGTGTACGTTATAAAAATAACTACAAATATAGAATTGTTATGTTGCTTATTGAATATACTTTGCGCCTTTCATCACGTGTAGCATGTTACGGTTTCGTACGATTTTTTAACATAATTAGttaatagataaatatttattttcaaagcttatttatgaaattgtttttaactttaatatttgatttaaaattaaaatattttatattcatttatttattcaccAATCAATCACCTACCCGAAATGGCAGAGAGCACAATGTCGTTGGTGGTGAAATCCTGCGGCACACCGGGTATATGCACCGCCGCACTAACTGCCAGAAAGGCTAGAAGTAAGAAACTCCACATTTTCACTTAAATATTCACTACCACTCCACTACAGGTTCAACCACAGACTAATCATTAAAAAGCTGAAATTACCgaatttattctaaattttcctACAGTTTCACCTTAATCTATAGcgcttatagtatatgtattgcCCTTGGCAATTGATTTAGTTATCGCCGAGATAATCTAATacagttattaaacattttcactcGTATCGCTGATACAGGACTCATTGAAGTTATCACTAATATTATGTGTACCACTTTATTGTTTCAACTAACTCACTCACGATTATGATTAACTTTTAATAGCTGCTGCTGTATCCGAGGCAAAGTACGCGCCGTTTAATCAATTGGAGATGTATTCACGTGTTATTGAAGATATACAAATTAGTTGTTCTACATTCATTCTTAACTACTTAACTACTAAAGCGCAAACTGTTAATTACTACTTCTTAGACGATTTCTTATCACCACGCACAACCACAATATACCTAATAAAGTTTTCCATTCAATCATACTGAcacttataattaaattaagtttacaATCCGTTTTATAAACTTGTATGTAAATGCTGAGTtaactattattttaaaatttttatattttatgtagaagcattttcatttttaacttttcattttcaacttttatatggtaaaaTCATTCCGAGTATGATGTAAAAACGAGTCACTTTGAATGCTTGAATTTGTACTTTTTGTGCAATTTTCGCTTGACATTGTTAAGTCCGATACTGTGCTAATTGTTGGTGTCCTAGGGCGTAAATGTTCACTACTATGCTTGCGGTATGTGGACACCGTTGAAGAACGTCCGCGTGGCGGTCGCTGATGTCTTTGAGAGTTCCACTCTTCCGACCAACGTTTTTTAGCAGCTAAATAGGCCTTCAGTTTGTCAATGCGTTCGCTTTCATGTGCTAATTTCTCATTCAAATTTTCATCGATTCTCATCATGCCATTAAGCTTCTTTTGCGCAGCTTGAATTTTATGTGGCAATTTAGTTACGTAGTAATGAGCGAGTAATGAATCCTGCATAGTTTGAAAATGCATGATTTGCTGAAACCGATTATATGCATTTACCGCCGACTCAAAATAAATTGCCATCGACTTAGACATATTAACGTCGATTATCCTAGCCACGTAGGGCGCTTTGCATATGTGACATCGCCCCTTTGGCGAACAGCGCTGACAGAAGATGTGACCGCAAGTAGAAAAATAGAATTTATTTGGATTATCCACAGTTTTTGGCAAAAAACATTTATTGCAAGAGTACTTAAACATGGTGACAAGTAATGATGTCTTTCCAACTTTATGCTTAAAATAAACTGAGAGGAATAAATTAATCGCCATAGGAAATGAAACAATACCCGTTACATAAAAAAGTTGCCAcaattagttaaatttatattgacATTATTAGCGctgccataaatatttattttttgtttaattttataacacaaaagcgagatttattaaatattattaacctaatttgttattaaaaaggaagttaataaatataagaattatcttattaattataaatgctTAATAACATTATCCCAAACATTTGTTCTATGATATTCATGGGCAGCATTGCCTGACGCAGTAAAGTTTTCATAtgacttttaaatttaattgtacgGCAACCCCACAAAACCGGCAgaagcaaaataaaacaaaaataaacaaatcaacaaaTTCAATAACTACACCAATGATTTCATCATAATGCTAGGAACCAAACAAGTTGTTCTTAAATCCTTTGGTAATAGAAAACCTGTTAGGATCTCATATGGCATTATTGACAGTGAATTCGGCGATATCGTATTGGGTTTTCTAAAAGATGCGAATGACGCAATTTGCTATTTACACTTTGCTAAAGATGAAGATAaggaaaataaagtaaataattctGAGGCTTCTTTGCAGAAACGTTGGCCGAACGCTTTGCTCGTAGAAGATTTGGATCAAGCGCGTACACTGGCCGCTAGAATATTTAGTGAGGAAGAAATAAAGCTCAATGTTATGGTTTCTGGTACTCCTTTCCAAGAGGCAGTGTGGAGTGAATTGTTAAAAATACCCTCTGGCCAGACATGTACATATGGAGATATTGCAAATCGAATTGGAAAACCGAATGCAGTGCGTGCGGTAGGTACAGCTGTTGGCAGTAATGAAATATCTATTGTAATACCTTGTCATCGTGTGGTGTCGAAGAATGGTGATATAAAATATGGTGGTGGGAGAACACGCAAAATTCATTTGCTGAAATATGAATACGAAAAATCActaattggaaaataaattgaagtatGCTGCTTTAAGTTGTTATTCGGGAAACATGTTAACTAatgtattatttcaaaatatcaataattacatgtaatataatatttctttggtAAAGGtgtaaatagcaataaaattgTCCTATTATCCTCATTGAAAAAATCGTGTTTTATTAATTAGaagtattgtaaatatatatatttgaatgctTTTGATatagggaatcatatcaggatTACTATACGCGCATATTTACTCATTAATACAGAACTTATATTTTTGTGTTCGCTAATTTTAAagttcatatataatttttagcagatattgcatatatattaatttctgtTTAGATATAAGCGGAGGTTTatgaatttaaacaaatattaatggatatttttaaattctaaaaacGCAAATGTGATAGGGAGACActctaatacatatatgtaaatgggtAGTTAATACTAATTTTGCTAGTTCATATATGTAATCAACACTACATGTATCTTTATATGTAACTTGTATGCCATATTGTAGTGAAATACTAGTTTTTTatcttttcattatttatttttaatggattaagtattatttaaaactagCCTGAGTCTAAATAACTATTCAGTAGCTCTGTTACAAATCGTTggaaattaataacaacaaaataataataaaaaatatcaatgtA
This genomic interval carries:
- the Smpd1_2 gene encoding sphingomyelin phosphodiesterase — encoded protein: MWSFLLLAFLAVSAAVHIPGVPQDFTTNDIVLSAISDEIAQKLSEEYINYLKTGVESAALRQISAQLASAHSRKDLFTKELDELSLADQFVACTTCRATVNVVARMFREENGAFTGPEADAKLKSVTLDACNRLQLQTPEVCESLIDFNLPSVSYIARNSKIDSRTFCSLFMQFNFCNVKNADYNWTLVIEGGGAAVTAPKSDLPTKRGDELKVLHLTDIHYDPLYVPGALAECDEPQCCQRHVSTTTSDKAAGYWGDYRDCDAPWHMIDHALKHIKQTHTQLDYIYQTGDVVDHMVWGTSMQKNSDSLKQVNNRLAELFPGVPVYPCIGNHEPHPLNLFSPEDVPENINTRWLYEQLYEQWSTWLPADTKDTILKGGYYTVSPRAGFRVIALNNNECYTTNYWLYYEGTNKIPQLQWLHDTLLAAEKAGEYVHILAHIPSGDGTCWSVWAREFNRLVERFRSTISGIFNGHSHKDEMHLHYSTKGHAVGIAWNGGALTTYSNRNPNYRLYHVESKSMQVVDHETWIFNLTDANAKGETQTPQWFKEYEFSAEFTADLCPAGIDNLLDEMAANPSILRKFWRYKMTTADPKMKAGCSRSCLLETICRIAVGVNNQRARCEELQAKLNIALDNENTTTSTTAASTASTPSSAPTTTEEATTKNPGDDGAASLSISIISLAFAAVLSIMHYV
- the LOC105209442 gene encoding RING finger protein nenya-like is translated as MAINLFLSVYFKHKVGKTSLLVTMFKYSCNKCFLPKTVDNPNKFYFSTCGHIFCQRCSPKGRCHICKAPYVARIIDVNMSKSMAIYFESAVNAYNRFQQIMHFQTMQDSLLAHYYVTKLPHKIQAAQKKLNGMMRIDENLNEKLAHESERIDKLKAYLAAKKRWSEEWNSQRHQRPPRGRSSTVSTYRKHSSEHLRPRTPTISTVSDLTMSSENCTKSTNSSIQSDSFLHHTRNDFTI
- the LOC105209443 gene encoding methylated-DNA--protein-cysteine methyltransferase, inducible, yielding MLGTKQVVLKSFGNRKPVRISYGIIDSEFGDIVLGFLKDANDAICYLHFAKDEDKENKVNNSEASLQKRWPNALLVEDLDQARTLAARIFSEEEIKLNVMVSGTPFQEAVWSELLKIPSGQTCTYGDIANRIGKPNAVRAVGTAVGSNEISIVIPCHRVVSKNGDIKYGGGRTRKIHLLKYEYEKSLIGK